From a region of the Phragmites australis chromosome 21, lpPhrAust1.1, whole genome shotgun sequence genome:
- the LOC133903632 gene encoding heavy metal-associated isoprenylated plant protein 7-like: protein MGEEAAEKKQEEKKQEEPQEIVLKVDMHCEGCAKKVEKSLLRFEGVENVEVDSRSKTVVVKSRTADPAKICERVQKKTKRKVELISHLPPPPEEEKKEEAQQPPPEEKKEEPPKPITVILKVQMHCESCAQLLQKRISKIEGVESVVTDLPNDQVIVKGVMDPAALADSIQRKTRRPAVIVEDEKNTEEQKPEEGEKKPEEEKKADADSADGELKRYEFWPPVQYYVEYVYPYAPPPPQLPVSEFGDENPNACAVV from the exons atgggtgAAGAGGCAGCAGAGAAGAaacaggaggagaagaagcaggaagAACCTCAAGAGATTGTGCTCAAAGTCGACATGCACTGTGAAGGATGCGCCAAGAAGGTTGAGAAATCCCTCTTGAGGTTTGAAG GGGTCGAAAATGTGGAGGTGGACAGTCGATCAAAGACTGTAGTAGTGAAAAGCAGGACGGCAGATCCTGCGAAAATCTGCGAGAGGGTtcagaagaagaccaagagaaAGGTTGAGCTGATTTCCCATCTTCCTCCGCCACctgaggaggagaagaaagaggaagcaCAACAACCACCtccagaagaaaagaaagaagag CCACCGAAGCCGATAACTGTCATCCTGAAGGTCCAAATGCACTGCGAATCATGTGCGCAGCTTCTGCAGAAGCGCATAAGCAAGATAGAAG GAGTGGAGTCGGTGGTGACCGATCTGCCCAACGACCAGGTGATCGTCAAAGGCGTGATGGACCCAGCCGCGCTGGCAGACAGCATCCAGAGGAAGACGAGGAGGCCCGCAGTCATCGTCGAAGACGAGAAGAATACGGAGGAACAGAAGCCAGAAGAGGGTGAAAAGAAGccagaagaggagaagaaagccGACGCTGACAGCGCGGATGGCGAGCTCAAGAGGTACGAGTTCTGGCCGCCCGTCCAGTACTACGTCGAGTACGTGTACCCCtacgcgccaccgccgccgcagctACCGGTTTCGGAGTTCGGAGACGAGAATCCGAACGCGTGCGCCGTCGTGTGA